A region of Piscinibacter gummiphilus DNA encodes the following proteins:
- a CDS encoding DMT family transporter, which translates to MEKTTSGWVNGFIGVAIFAGSLPATRVAVADFDPAFLTCARATVAAVLGLALLMLLGERRPRRADLPSLALAALGVVVGFPLLTALALQHVTSAHAIVFVGLLPLSTALFAVLRGGERPRPAFWLFSVAGASLVAGYTAWGGLEVSLVGDLLMLGAIAVCGMGYAEGARLARTLGGWQVISWALALSLPVMLPGALLTRPESFGHVGGPAWMGFAYVSLFSMLIGFVFWYRGLAQGGIAAVGQLQLLQPFMGLGLAALLLHETVSWSMLLVTLAAVVCVAGARRYAR; encoded by the coding sequence ATGGAAAAGACAACGAGCGGCTGGGTCAACGGGTTCATCGGCGTGGCGATCTTCGCGGGATCGCTGCCCGCGACCCGCGTGGCGGTCGCCGACTTCGACCCGGCCTTCCTCACCTGCGCCCGCGCCACCGTCGCCGCGGTGCTGGGCCTCGCGCTGCTGATGCTGCTCGGCGAACGCCGGCCCCGCCGCGCCGACCTGCCCTCGCTCGCGCTGGCCGCCCTGGGCGTGGTGGTCGGCTTCCCGCTGCTGACGGCGCTGGCCCTGCAGCACGTGACGTCGGCGCACGCCATCGTGTTCGTGGGGCTGCTGCCGCTGTCCACGGCCCTGTTCGCCGTGCTGCGCGGGGGCGAACGGCCGCGCCCGGCCTTCTGGCTGTTCTCGGTGGCGGGCGCCTCGCTGGTGGCGGGCTACACCGCCTGGGGCGGACTCGAGGTGTCGCTGGTGGGAGACCTGCTGATGCTGGGCGCCATCGCCGTGTGTGGCATGGGCTATGCCGAAGGGGCGCGCCTCGCGCGCACGCTGGGCGGGTGGCAGGTCATCAGCTGGGCGCTGGCCCTGTCGCTGCCGGTGATGCTGCCGGGGGCGCTGCTGACGCGGCCCGAGTCGTTCGGCCACGTGGGCGGCCCGGCCTGGATGGGCTTCGCCTACGTGTCGCTCTTCAGCATGCTGATCGGCTTCGTGTTCTGGTACCGGGGCCTGGCCCAGGGCGGCATCGCGGCCGTGGGGCAGTTGCAGCTGCTCCAGCCGTTCATGGGCCTGGGCCTCGCCGCGCTGCTGCTGCACGAGACGGTGAGCTGGAGCATGCTGCTCGTCACGCTGGCGGCCGTGGTGTGCGTGGCCGGTGCGCGGCGCTACGCCCGGTGA
- a CDS encoding NAD(P)H-binding protein, protein MTAPASAPRTAWLAGASGLVGSLLLARLLDASVTVHALVRRLPDVPRTDPRLHYHPVDFEHLPELPTADDLYIALGTTIKVAGSRPAFRRVDFDAVVRTAEAARAAGIRRVGLVSAVGADPKSTVFYNQVKGEAEQALAALGFEVTVFARPALLLGDRTALGQPARFGEQLAERLMLPLGALMPKAIRPIRADAVAEALMAAVPTRPAGLHILSSQSMQRRPA, encoded by the coding sequence ATGACCGCCCCCGCCTCCGCCCCCCGCACCGCCTGGCTCGCCGGGGCCTCCGGCCTCGTCGGCTCCCTCCTCCTCGCGCGCCTGCTCGACGCGTCCGTCACCGTGCACGCCCTCGTGCGCCGGCTGCCGGACGTGCCGCGCACGGACCCGCGCCTGCACTACCACCCGGTGGACTTCGAGCACCTGCCGGAGCTGCCCACGGCGGACGACCTCTACATCGCGCTCGGCACCACCATCAAGGTGGCGGGCTCGCGCCCCGCGTTCCGCCGGGTCGACTTCGACGCGGTGGTGCGCACGGCCGAAGCCGCACGTGCCGCGGGCATCCGCCGCGTGGGGCTCGTGTCGGCGGTGGGCGCCGACCCGAAGTCCACCGTGTTCTACAACCAGGTCAAGGGCGAAGCTGAGCAGGCCCTCGCGGCACTGGGCTTCGAGGTCACCGTGTTCGCGCGTCCCGCGCTGCTGCTGGGCGATCGCACGGCCCTGGGCCAGCCCGCCCGGTTCGGCGAACAGCTCGCCGAACGCCTGATGCTGCCGCTCGGCGCCCTGATGCCGAAGGCCATCCGTCCCATCCGGGCCGACGCGGTGGCCGAGGCGCTGATGGCCGCCGTCCCGACCCGGCCCGCCGGCCTGCACATCCTCAGTTCACAGTCCATGCAACGCCGCCCCGCTTGA
- a CDS encoding 2OG-Fe(II) oxygenase, producing the protein MSEQQVTPELRQWIVDQAKAGRDPDAVLKSMMDSGWNEDVALVALEDTLSGFLKEHAEANGLPVPVRVPEPELFDSPSTLVVDGHEIRIVMTLRNPRVVVFGNMLTDDECDELVALSRQRLARSETVVTSTGSSEVNVARTSDGMFFSRGENAVCARFEARIAALLNWPIENGEGLQILRYRPGAEYKPHYDYFDPAHAGTPNILKRGGQRVGTLVTYLNTPTLGGATTFPDVHLEVAPVKGNAVFFSYDRPHPMTRTLHGGAPVIEGEKWVATKWLRQGRFD; encoded by the coding sequence ATGAGCGAACAGCAAGTCACCCCCGAACTGCGGCAGTGGATCGTCGACCAGGCGAAGGCCGGCCGCGACCCCGACGCCGTGCTCAAGTCGATGATGGACAGCGGCTGGAACGAGGACGTCGCGCTCGTCGCCCTGGAAGACACCCTGTCCGGCTTCCTGAAGGAACACGCCGAGGCCAACGGCCTGCCGGTGCCGGTGCGCGTGCCCGAGCCCGAGCTCTTCGACTCGCCCTCGACCCTCGTCGTCGACGGCCACGAGATCCGCATCGTGATGACCCTGCGCAACCCGCGCGTGGTGGTCTTCGGCAACATGCTGACGGACGACGAATGCGACGAACTCGTCGCGCTCTCGCGCCAGCGGCTCGCACGGTCCGAGACCGTCGTCACCAGCACGGGCTCCAGCGAGGTCAACGTCGCGCGCACCAGCGACGGCATGTTCTTCTCGCGCGGCGAGAACGCCGTCTGCGCGCGGTTCGAGGCGCGCATCGCCGCGCTGCTCAACTGGCCCATCGAGAACGGCGAAGGCCTGCAGATCCTGCGTTACCGCCCGGGGGCGGAATACAAGCCGCACTACGACTACTTCGACCCGGCCCACGCGGGCACGCCCAACATCCTCAAGCGCGGCGGCCAGCGCGTGGGCACGCTCGTCACGTACCTCAACACGCCTACGCTGGGTGGCGCCACCACCTTCCCCGACGTCCACCTCGAGGTGGCCCCGGTGAAGGGCAACGCCGTGTTCTTCAGCTACGACCGGCCGCACCCCATGACTCGCACGCTGCACGGCGGCGCGCCGGTGATCGAGGGGGAGAAGTGGGTCGCCACGAAGTGGCTGCGCCAGGGGCGCTTCGACTGA
- a CDS encoding glycoside hydrolase family 5 protein — MSTFLPDERQRLRSACALLSTAVFLVACGGGGDTVSGPVPAPVAATPTSPSPATPSPSPATPTPAPAPVDNGTPSPAPATPSPAPATPSPAPATPSPAPTPSPTPSPSPTPSPAPACGGSLLFCEDFESSAAGTATSTKWTIDSRAATAAIDTVHARGKQALHLTMTDNGMAFVVPSSFAPTGNSFFGRMWAWVDAFPVRPDYAHFTMVEASGSGNGTQVRPVGGQFIPGQGNGKALWGVGADGGPTGDWTAWQPTTPTAGGRWTCIEWQMDATDNRVDVWIDGVAKPEMTVSTKKHTGTSGVDFVFPSFNRIKLGWQLYQGGATPSKYDVWLDDLALGSARIGCGDGVSPLPATLRWRGVNLASAEFAPEKLPGTYDTDFTYPTVASVAYYKAKGMNTVRLPFLWERLQPVLNQGFDGAELGRLSNFVGQVTSTGMTVLLDPHNYARYRGQLIGSAAVPNTAFADLWTRLANQFKANDKVVFGLMNEPHTMPTEQWVAAANAGIAAIRATGATQVITVPGNAWTGAHSWNDSFYGTPNGTAMKNIVDPGRNMVFEVHQYLDADSSGKSSSCTSATIGSQRVAAFTAWLRANGHRALLGEFAGGTDTTCQQAIGDLLSHLEANGDVWAGWTWWAAGPWWGNYMYSIEPANSTDKPQMTVLQQHLK; from the coding sequence ATGTCCACCTTCCTTCCCGACGAGCGCCAGCGGCTGCGTTCCGCCTGCGCCCTGCTGAGCACCGCGGTCTTCCTCGTCGCGTGCGGCGGCGGCGGCGACACCGTCAGCGGTCCCGTGCCGGCCCCCGTGGCGGCAACGCCCACGTCGCCTTCGCCTGCCACGCCCTCACCGTCGCCTGCGACGCCGACGCCTGCGCCTGCGCCCGTCGACAACGGCACCCCGTCGCCCGCCCCGGCGACACCGTCACCAGCGCCGGCGACCCCATCGCCCGCCCCCGCCACCCCGTCCCCCGCACCGACACCGTCCCCGACGCCATCCCCGTCCCCCACGCCGAGCCCCGCGCCAGCGTGTGGCGGCTCGCTGCTGTTCTGCGAGGACTTCGAATCGTCCGCGGCCGGCACCGCGACCAGCACGAAGTGGACGATCGACAGCCGCGCCGCCACCGCGGCCATCGACACGGTGCACGCCCGCGGCAAGCAGGCCCTGCACCTGACCATGACCGACAACGGCATGGCCTTCGTGGTGCCGAGCAGCTTCGCCCCCACGGGCAACAGCTTCTTCGGCCGCATGTGGGCCTGGGTCGACGCGTTCCCGGTGAGGCCGGACTACGCGCACTTCACGATGGTCGAGGCATCGGGCAGCGGCAACGGCACGCAGGTGCGCCCGGTGGGCGGCCAGTTCATCCCGGGCCAGGGCAACGGCAAGGCACTGTGGGGCGTGGGCGCCGATGGCGGGCCCACCGGCGACTGGACCGCGTGGCAGCCCACCACGCCCACCGCGGGCGGACGCTGGACCTGCATCGAATGGCAGATGGACGCCACCGACAACCGCGTGGACGTGTGGATCGACGGCGTGGCCAAGCCCGAGATGACCGTCTCCACGAAGAAGCACACCGGCACGAGCGGCGTCGACTTCGTCTTCCCCTCGTTCAACCGCATCAAGCTCGGGTGGCAGCTGTACCAGGGCGGCGCCACGCCGTCGAAGTACGACGTGTGGCTCGACGACCTGGCGCTCGGCTCCGCGCGCATCGGCTGTGGCGACGGCGTGTCGCCGCTGCCCGCCACGCTGCGCTGGCGCGGCGTCAACCTGGCCAGCGCCGAGTTCGCGCCCGAGAAGCTGCCCGGCACGTACGACACCGACTTCACCTACCCCACCGTGGCGAGCGTCGCGTACTACAAGGCCAAGGGCATGAACACGGTGCGGCTGCCGTTCCTGTGGGAGCGCCTGCAGCCGGTGCTGAACCAGGGCTTCGACGGCGCCGAGCTGGGCCGGCTGTCGAACTTCGTCGGCCAGGTGACGTCCACCGGCATGACCGTGCTGCTCGACCCGCACAACTACGCGCGCTACCGCGGCCAGCTGATCGGTTCGGCGGCCGTGCCGAACACGGCGTTCGCGGACCTGTGGACACGGCTCGCCAACCAGTTCAAGGCCAACGACAAGGTGGTGTTCGGCCTGATGAACGAACCGCACACGATGCCCACCGAACAGTGGGTCGCGGCCGCGAACGCGGGCATCGCCGCGATCCGCGCGACCGGCGCCACCCAGGTGATCACGGTGCCGGGCAACGCGTGGACAGGCGCCCACAGCTGGAACGACTCGTTCTACGGCACGCCCAACGGCACCGCGATGAAGAACATCGTCGACCCGGGACGCAACATGGTGTTCGAGGTACACCAGTACCTCGATGCCGATTCGTCCGGCAAGTCGTCGTCCTGCACGAGCGCGACGATCGGCAGCCAGCGGGTCGCCGCCTTCACCGCGTGGCTGCGCGCCAACGGCCACCGCGCGCTGCTCGGCGAGTTCGCCGGCGGCACGGACACCACCTGCCAGCAGGCCATCGGCGACCTGCTGTCCCACCTCGAAGCCAACGGCGACGTGTGGGCGGGCTGGACCTGGTGGGCCGCGGGGCCGTGGTGGGGCAACTACATGTACTCGATCGAACCCGCGAACAGCACCGACAAGCCGCAGATGACGGTCTTGCAGCAGCACCTCAAGTAA
- the yaaA gene encoding peroxide stress protein YaaA produces the protein MHFLLSPAKSLDFDTPSTIDSPTLPQFLPQSAELIDLLRPKSPQEIASLMDLSDSLAALNVARYGAWSKRFTARNSKPAVLAFNGDVYDGLQAPSLSAADLDWAQQHVSILSGLYGVLRPLDRMQPYRLEMGTALENPHGKNLYAYWGDTLARYLNRRVAADPVPVIVNLASNEYFKAADRKVLKPRVIECVFEDWKGGKYKIISFFAKRARGLMARHAITQRLTTPKDLESFASDGYAFEPSVSEPDRLVFRRRLPDAA, from the coding sequence ATGCACTTCCTCCTTTCGCCTGCCAAGTCGCTCGATTTCGACACCCCCTCGACCATCGACAGCCCGACGCTGCCGCAATTCCTGCCGCAGTCGGCGGAACTCATCGACCTGCTGCGCCCGAAGAGCCCGCAGGAGATCGCCTCCCTGATGGACCTGTCCGACAGCCTGGCCGCGCTCAACGTGGCGCGGTACGGGGCATGGTCGAAGCGTTTCACCGCGCGCAACAGCAAGCCGGCCGTGCTCGCGTTCAACGGCGACGTGTACGACGGCCTGCAGGCGCCCTCGCTGTCGGCCGCGGACCTCGACTGGGCCCAGCAGCACGTCAGCATCCTGAGCGGCCTCTACGGCGTGCTGCGTCCGCTCGACCGCATGCAGCCGTACCGCCTCGAGATGGGCACGGCGCTCGAGAACCCGCACGGCAAGAACCTCTACGCGTATTGGGGCGACACGCTGGCGCGCTACCTCAACCGCCGCGTGGCCGCGGACCCGGTGCCGGTCATCGTGAACCTCGCGTCGAACGAGTACTTCAAGGCCGCCGACCGCAAGGTGCTCAAACCCCGGGTCATCGAGTGTGTGTTCGAGGACTGGAAGGGTGGAAAATACAAGATCATCAGCTTCTTCGCGAAGCGTGCCCGCGGCCTGATGGCCCGGCACGCCATCACGCAGCGGCTCACCACGCCGAAGGACCTGGAATCCTTCGCGTCCGACGGGTACGCCTTCGAACCCTCGGTCTCCGAACCCGACCGGCTGGTGTTCCGCCGGCGCCTGCCCGACGCGGCTTGA
- a CDS encoding glycoside hydrolase family 6 protein, whose translation MTHLTPRAGARAPASLALLFSLVLTACGGGGDNAVQSNSPAPAPVASSPTAPTPEPGPSASSPSPAAPSPSAGSPSPAPSPSAGTPSPSPTPTPSPSPSPVETPAPPPPPASGAALVTTGNPFADAALYTDPDYGKKVAQSLTRVTAGSADATLVKAAAAFPTAVWLDRLAAIDGAKASGGAMGLADHLDAAVAQQKAASGTGALMPLAITIVVYDLPDRDCAAYASNGELSSANNGLATYKTQYIDRIAEIVARPAYAGLRIVAVVEPDSYPNMITNLSVPACANVNQKQVYVQGIQYALAKLSATKNVYLYLDIAHSGWLGWDDNRQKAVQGFKALVQGATPSGRLDIIRGFASNTANYTPLDEPFFNGDDPIVDPSKTTGFYEWNRGVDELTFIDKLRTEFTAAGFPSTLSFIVDTSRNGWGGPARPTGAAPDVDDMRIDRRAHRGNWCNVKDTGIGERPRANPDASRSYLDAYVFIKPPGDSDGTSDSTANTPNAEGKRFDMKCGSTIVDSLPNAPHAGQWFHDQFLMLLRNAHPVLK comes from the coding sequence ATGACCCACCTCACCCCGCGCGCGGGCGCCCGCGCGCCGGCCTCGCTCGCCCTGCTCTTCTCGCTCGTGCTGACCGCCTGCGGCGGCGGCGGCGACAACGCCGTGCAGTCGAACTCGCCGGCACCGGCGCCCGTGGCCTCGTCGCCGACGGCTCCGACGCCCGAGCCCGGCCCGTCGGCCAGCTCGCCCTCACCCGCAGCACCGAGCCCGTCGGCCGGTTCGCCCTCGCCCGCACCGAGCCCCTCGGCAGGCACACCCTCGCCGTCCCCCACGCCGACGCCGTCGCCGTCTCCGTCCCCCGTGGAGACACCGGCCCCACCTCCGCCGCCCGCCAGCGGCGCGGCCCTCGTCACGACCGGCAACCCGTTCGCGGACGCCGCGCTCTACACGGACCCCGACTACGGGAAGAAGGTGGCGCAGTCGCTGACCCGCGTCACCGCCGGATCCGCCGACGCGACCCTGGTGAAGGCCGCCGCGGCGTTCCCGACCGCCGTGTGGCTCGACCGCCTCGCGGCGATCGACGGTGCCAAGGCGAGCGGCGGTGCGATGGGCCTCGCCGACCACCTCGACGCGGCCGTCGCGCAGCAGAAAGCCGCCAGCGGCACGGGCGCGCTGATGCCGCTCGCGATCACGATCGTCGTCTACGACCTGCCCGACCGCGACTGCGCCGCGTACGCCTCGAACGGCGAACTCAGCTCCGCGAACAACGGCCTCGCGACCTACAAGACCCAGTACATCGACCGCATCGCCGAGATCGTCGCCCGGCCGGCCTACGCGGGCCTGCGCATCGTGGCCGTGGTCGAGCCCGACTCGTACCCGAACATGATCACGAACCTGTCGGTGCCGGCGTGCGCGAACGTGAACCAGAAGCAGGTGTACGTGCAGGGCATCCAGTACGCCCTCGCCAAGCTGTCGGCCACGAAAAACGTGTACCTGTACCTCGACATCGCCCACTCGGGCTGGTTGGGCTGGGATGACAACCGGCAGAAGGCGGTGCAGGGGTTCAAGGCCCTGGTGCAAGGCGCCACGCCGTCGGGCCGGCTCGACATCATCCGCGGCTTCGCGAGCAACACCGCGAACTACACGCCGCTCGACGAACCGTTCTTCAACGGCGACGACCCCATCGTCGACCCGTCGAAGACCACCGGCTTCTACGAGTGGAACCGCGGTGTCGACGAACTGACCTTCATCGACAAGCTGCGCACCGAGTTCACCGCCGCCGGCTTCCCCTCCACGCTGTCGTTCATCGTCGACACCTCGCGCAACGGCTGGGGCGGCCCGGCACGCCCCACCGGAGCGGCTCCCGACGTGGACGACATGCGCATCGACCGCCGCGCCCACCGCGGCAACTGGTGCAACGTGAAGGACACCGGCATCGGCGAACGTCCGCGCGCGAACCCGGACGCCTCGCGCAGCTACCTCGACGCGTACGTGTTCATCAAGCCGCCAGGCGATTCCGACGGCACGAGCGACAGCACGGCCAACACGCCGAACGCCGAGGGCAAGCGCTTCGACATGAAGTGCGGCAGCACCATCGTCGACTCGCTGCCCAACGCGCCGCACGCGGGTCAGTGGTTCCACGACCAGTTCCTGATGCTGCTGCGCAATGCCCATCCGGTGCTGAAGTGA
- a CDS encoding aminotransferase-like domain-containing protein has translation MAREGTRIEAVMSEIRSRITSRAALPGARLPSVRAQAGALRVSVSTVVEAYERLVAEGLLTARPGSGFYVAGPVAPLALAEMGPKVDRAVDPLWVSRQSLESDARVLKPGCGWLPASWMYEAGVRRALRSLARADTLELAEYATPQGHPGLRQFLARRLAAAGIDASPEQVLLTESGTQAIDLVCRFLLEPGDTVLVDDPCYFNFHALLKAHRVHVVGVPYTPQGPDLDAFDAALGEHAPRLYITNSGIHNPTGAVLSPLVAHRLLKLADRAGLVIVEDDIFADFEATPAPRLAAFDGLSRVIQIGSFSKTVSASLRCGHIAAKPEWIDGLTDLKIATNFGGGRLGAEVVLSAITDSGYRKHMEAVRVRLAEAMDKAVTRLATLGITPWIVPQAGMFLWCRLPDGVDAAAVARACLQDGVVLAPGNAFSQSASAGDYLRFNVAQSRDTRIFEVLERALSTAGRGSKART, from the coding sequence ATGGCTCGTGAGGGAACCCGCATCGAGGCGGTGATGTCGGAGATCCGGTCCCGGATCACCTCGCGCGCGGCGCTGCCTGGCGCACGGCTGCCGTCCGTGCGCGCGCAGGCGGGGGCCTTGCGCGTGTCGGTCTCCACGGTCGTCGAGGCGTACGAACGCCTCGTGGCAGAGGGCCTGCTCACGGCCCGGCCGGGCTCGGGCTTCTACGTGGCCGGGCCCGTGGCGCCGCTCGCCCTCGCCGAGATGGGGCCGAAGGTCGACCGCGCCGTGGACCCGCTGTGGGTCTCGCGCCAGTCGCTGGAGTCCGACGCCCGCGTGCTGAAGCCCGGCTGCGGCTGGCTGCCCGCGTCGTGGATGTACGAGGCCGGCGTGCGCCGCGCGCTGCGTTCGCTCGCACGGGCCGACACCCTCGAGCTGGCCGAGTACGCGACGCCTCAGGGCCACCCCGGGTTGCGCCAGTTCCTCGCGCGCCGTTTGGCCGCCGCGGGCATCGATGCGTCGCCCGAGCAGGTGCTGCTCACCGAGTCCGGCACGCAGGCCATCGACCTCGTCTGCCGCTTCCTGCTGGAGCCGGGCGACACCGTGCTGGTGGACGACCCGTGCTACTTCAACTTCCACGCGCTGCTGAAGGCCCACCGCGTGCACGTCGTGGGCGTGCCGTACACGCCGCAGGGCCCCGACCTCGACGCGTTCGACGCGGCGCTCGGCGAACACGCGCCGCGGCTCTACATCACCAACTCGGGCATCCACAACCCCACGGGCGCCGTGCTGTCGCCGCTGGTGGCCCACCGCCTGCTCAAGCTCGCCGACCGCGCGGGGCTCGTGATTGTCGAGGACGACATCTTCGCGGACTTCGAGGCGACGCCCGCCCCCCGGCTCGCGGCCTTCGACGGCCTCTCGCGCGTGATCCAGATCGGCAGCTTCTCGAAGACGGTGTCGGCGTCGCTGCGCTGCGGCCACATCGCCGCGAAGCCCGAGTGGATCGACGGTCTCACCGACCTGAAGATCGCCACCAACTTCGGCGGCGGGCGCCTGGGCGCGGAGGTGGTGCTGTCCGCCATCACCGACAGCGGTTACCGCAAGCACATGGAGGCGGTGCGCGTGCGGCTCGCGGAGGCGATGGACAAGGCCGTGACTCGCCTCGCCACGCTCGGCATCACACCGTGGATCGTGCCGCAGGCGGGCATGTTCCTCTGGTGCCGCTTGCCCGATGGGGTCGATGCCGCGGCGGTGGCGCGGGCGTGTCTTCAGGACGGCGTGGTGCTCGCACCGGGCAACGCGTTCAGCCAGTCGGCGAGTGCGGGGGACTACCTGCGGTTCAACGTGGCGCAGTCGCGTGACACGCGGATTTTCGAGGTGCTGGAAAGGGCGCTCTCGACCGCCGGACGGGGTTCGAAGGCTCGAACGTAA